Proteins co-encoded in one Capsicum annuum cultivar UCD-10X-F1 chromosome 9, UCD10Xv1.1, whole genome shotgun sequence genomic window:
- the LOC124887110 gene encoding uncharacterized mitochondrial protein AtMg00810-like, with amino-acid sequence MHQGNNTVIVLVYVDDLLITGSSESFINATKIKLHQQFKMKDLGDLKYFLGIEVLISISGIILNQRKYILELIADTGISGTKPAITSLESNAKLTSIEYDHATGAQYDELLSDILSYQRLIGKLMYATIIRPDIDFAVQTLN; translated from the coding sequence ATGCATCAAGGTAATAACACTGTTATAGTgcttgtatatgttgatgatttgctaATTACTGGAAGCAGTGAATCATTTATCAATGCCACCAAAATCAAGTTGCATCAGCAATTCAAAATGAAAGACTTGGGTGATCTCAAgtattttttgggtattgaagtTTTAATATCAATATCAGGGATCATATTAAACCAAAGAAAGTACATTCTTGAGTTGATTGCTGACACAGGGATTAGTGGTACTAAACCAGCTATCACCTCTCTAGAATCTAATGCCAAGTTAACATCTATTGAGTATGATCATGCCACAGGTGCACAATATGATGAGTTGCTATCTGATATTTTATCTTACCAAAGACTTATTGGGAAACTTATGTATGCCACTATTATAAGGCCAGACATTGATTTTGCTGTGCAAACTCTCAACTAA